One Pseudodesulfovibrio sp. S3 DNA window includes the following coding sequences:
- a CDS encoding flavodoxin domain-containing protein produces MIQVLSIYASLNGQTEKASREIERACADNGCSVTSVNVRKHDDILSLLDADITFIGSGVYTWLPGKQMLKWIERQLGHARTEGLILPGSPRLPGKFACVYCTYGGPHTGEAEAVPCLKYMGQLFDHLGITVAAEWSIPGAFIPKGMQEMNVKGRLGNIEDRPNADDLKSVYQRTAGLIKALSSSMI; encoded by the coding sequence ATGATTCAAGTTCTCAGCATATACGCCTCGCTGAACGGACAAACCGAAAAAGCGAGCAGGGAGATAGAACGGGCCTGCGCCGACAACGGATGCTCCGTGACCTCGGTCAACGTCCGAAAGCATGATGACATACTGTCGCTTCTGGATGCCGACATCACATTCATCGGGTCCGGGGTGTATACCTGGCTGCCGGGAAAACAGATGCTCAAATGGATCGAACGGCAATTGGGACACGCACGGACAGAGGGACTCATCCTCCCCGGTTCGCCACGCCTGCCGGGTAAATTCGCCTGCGTCTACTGCACGTATGGCGGGCCGCACACAGGCGAGGCAGAGGCGGTCCCTTGTCTGAAATACATGGGCCAACTGTTTGATCACCTGGGAATCACCGTGGCCGCAGAATGGAGTATCCCCGGCGCATTCATCCCCAAGGGCATGCAGGAAATGAATGTGAAGGGACGGCTCGGCAACATAGAGGACCGACCCAATGCGGACGATTTGAAATCCGTTTACCAAAGGACCGCAGGACTTATCAAAGCCCTGTCCTCATCAATGATCTAG
- a CDS encoding acyl-CoA dehydratase activase — translation MHGFGIDIGYASIKAAILNAEGDILHTEYRLHKGHVTSELRQLFGRILGLPEAKHIKYGAVTGSGNAIFTNSGEMQQINEVAALVEGTLLLDGTCTSIIEMGGQTAKFITGFTPEDKTGIKVSMTSNCSSGTGSFLEAQVSRLGLDIEDYSSLAAKATFIPRIAGRCSVFAKTDIIHHQQEGVAAADILNGLAHAVVKNYRNAVMRRLPLTPPILFAGGVSLNGAIYTAMRSVLGLPPEALRVHAHSSMAGAIGAALLAAKNKLPANPWTAAKALDQASSFNLYMQESMQLEPLHRFGAGDSLNKHHCQTLQTSKQTLCWLGIDVGSTSTNLVLTDEENRILTFRYLRTAGDPALAVRTGLTELKQEVGDNIRVAGVGVTGSGRYMTGRMVGADIVRDEITAQARAATALDPEVDTIFELGGQDSKFINLEAQVVTDFQMNKICAAGTGSFIEEQSEKLGIPLNEIGASALTARSPTSLGERCTVFMESSIAAHMAHGANTADLAAGLCYSIVKNYMNRVVCQKHVGQKIFLQGGIAHNQGVVNAFRAVTGKEITVPPFFSVTGAYGAAILAREAMEATGMTTTQFKGFSPEEATRRTDDALPLVQPAASPFNRRVQEFIFEGYDPTLDPAKKTVGIPRALFTYGMFPLFYPFFRALGCNVLLSEPTSEETIRLAQEYSLDETCYPVKLINGHAAELVEKGVDFLFFPNLYTVFHPGSQARQDYGCAYMQVAFKIINKAMDLESKGIKLLAPTIAYSQGKEFMHKVFMDLGWEVGANKEQSQKALQEGMQSFKSFEAKVEARGKALADLPPDKNVFVLISKIYGVADPVLNMGIPDKLEQMGHLTLPFYDLPEVDIFRRHPNMYWPFGQHILAAAEVIANHQNLHAIFLTHHGCGPDTVTAHYFKEIMGNKPYLTIEVDEHSSSVGVTTRVEAFVNSLSKKDIGQAAPPEALDGIADNRVNITAGSPLPSAGKILLPNLYPYSHIICENMCKKGYDIALLKESCAASIDLGRQHTVTNEYFSMAVLLGDLLHTLHDSDTATANQLSILLPQNEGAEVEGQYARFIRTKLDENGFGEVGIFAPFMEDLLNMEESRARALFLHLLAGDLVLLAPREHRSYILETLQEMEHNGVLDQQSLVSIARHIQTWLEKGTAGKCLFALGEPLILFNDALNDNTFKRLEADGHHVLFAPLSEYMWSFWHDHLTQSHDPRTEQRRCLLCEFQRLIRVISEALGRQSHFESDLEALMLRADRSLGYYAGAFGRYRSVKAMGVPPQVDGVISVAAMYENTGISLDILQGRSNGQKTLPMLNLTFDGNQNENDRVKIDSFVYYL, via the coding sequence ATGCATGGTTTTGGCATCGACATCGGATATGCATCGATAAAGGCAGCTATATTGAATGCAGAAGGCGACATACTCCATACGGAATACAGACTCCATAAGGGTCATGTGACCAGCGAACTCCGCCAACTATTCGGACGGATTCTCGGTCTGCCCGAAGCAAAACATATAAAATATGGAGCGGTGACAGGGAGCGGCAACGCAATTTTCACCAATTCCGGGGAAATGCAGCAGATCAACGAAGTCGCCGCCCTTGTGGAAGGAACCCTGCTGTTGGACGGCACTTGCACTTCCATCATCGAAATGGGCGGACAGACCGCCAAGTTCATTACCGGATTCACCCCTGAAGACAAGACAGGGATCAAGGTTTCCATGACCTCCAATTGCTCATCAGGCACCGGATCGTTCCTTGAGGCACAGGTATCCCGCCTTGGGCTGGACATAGAGGACTACTCCTCCCTGGCTGCCAAGGCCACCTTCATCCCCCGCATAGCCGGGCGATGCAGCGTGTTCGCCAAGACAGATATCATCCATCACCAACAGGAAGGGGTTGCAGCGGCAGACATCCTGAATGGTCTGGCCCATGCCGTAGTCAAGAACTACCGCAATGCCGTCATGCGCAGGCTGCCCCTGACACCTCCCATACTCTTTGCGGGCGGAGTTTCTCTCAACGGCGCCATTTATACCGCCATGCGTTCGGTACTCGGCCTGCCGCCGGAAGCGCTGCGCGTGCATGCACATTCAAGCATGGCCGGTGCAATCGGGGCCGCTCTCCTGGCGGCCAAGAATAAATTGCCCGCCAATCCATGGACCGCCGCTAAAGCCCTTGATCAGGCCTCTTCATTCAACCTGTACATGCAGGAGTCCATGCAACTCGAGCCACTCCACCGATTCGGTGCGGGCGACAGTCTGAACAAGCATCACTGCCAGACGTTGCAGACCAGCAAACAGACTCTGTGCTGGCTGGGCATAGACGTGGGGTCCACCAGCACCAATCTGGTTCTGACAGATGAGGAAAACCGCATCTTGACCTTCCGCTACCTGCGGACGGCAGGTGATCCCGCCCTGGCCGTACGCACAGGATTGACCGAACTGAAGCAGGAAGTGGGCGATAACATCCGGGTGGCTGGTGTGGGCGTCACCGGCTCTGGTCGGTACATGACGGGCAGAATGGTGGGGGCCGACATTGTCCGCGATGAAATTACGGCCCAGGCCAGGGCGGCCACTGCCTTGGACCCGGAGGTGGACACCATCTTCGAACTCGGCGGGCAGGATTCCAAATTCATCAACCTGGAAGCACAGGTCGTCACGGACTTCCAGATGAACAAGATATGTGCAGCGGGTACAGGCTCGTTCATCGAAGAACAGTCCGAAAAGCTCGGTATTCCTCTCAACGAGATCGGAGCCAGCGCCCTGACTGCCCGATCTCCAACGAGCCTGGGAGAACGCTGCACCGTGTTCATGGAAAGCAGTATCGCCGCGCACATGGCCCATGGTGCGAACACCGCCGATCTCGCGGCCGGACTCTGCTATTCCATCGTCAAGAACTACATGAACCGTGTGGTGTGCCAAAAGCATGTGGGACAGAAAATATTTCTCCAGGGCGGGATCGCCCACAATCAAGGCGTGGTCAACGCCTTCCGCGCCGTCACCGGCAAGGAAATCACTGTACCGCCCTTCTTCAGCGTTACCGGGGCATACGGTGCAGCCATCCTGGCCCGAGAGGCAATGGAGGCGACAGGCATGACCACGACGCAATTCAAGGGATTCTCTCCCGAAGAAGCAACCCGCAGAACAGATGACGCTCTCCCCTTGGTCCAACCAGCGGCTTCTCCGTTCAATCGCCGGGTGCAGGAATTCATTTTCGAAGGATATGACCCCACCCTTGATCCTGCAAAAAAAACAGTGGGAATTCCCCGGGCCTTGTTTACCTATGGCATGTTTCCACTATTCTACCCCTTTTTCCGGGCCTTGGGCTGCAATGTGCTCTTGTCCGAGCCGACCTCGGAAGAAACCATCCGGTTGGCACAGGAGTACTCATTGGATGAGACGTGCTATCCGGTCAAACTGATCAACGGACATGCGGCAGAACTGGTGGAGAAAGGCGTGGACTTCCTCTTTTTCCCGAACCTCTACACCGTATTCCATCCTGGTTCCCAGGCGCGGCAGGACTACGGCTGCGCCTACATGCAAGTGGCCTTCAAGATCATCAACAAAGCCATGGATCTTGAAAGCAAAGGCATCAAGCTGTTGGCTCCGACCATAGCCTACAGCCAGGGCAAGGAGTTCATGCACAAGGTCTTCATGGATTTGGGATGGGAAGTGGGTGCCAACAAAGAGCAGTCGCAAAAAGCCCTGCAGGAGGGCATGCAGTCCTTCAAATCTTTCGAAGCAAAGGTTGAAGCCCGGGGAAAAGCCCTCGCCGACCTGCCCCCGGACAAAAATGTCTTTGTACTCATATCCAAGATATACGGGGTGGCCGATCCCGTCCTGAATATGGGCATCCCGGACAAGCTCGAACAAATGGGCCACCTGACACTGCCTTTCTACGACCTGCCTGAAGTGGACATATTCCGCCGACACCCGAACATGTACTGGCCGTTTGGGCAGCATATTCTGGCCGCTGCGGAGGTTATAGCCAACCACCAAAACCTGCACGCAATCTTCCTTACGCACCATGGCTGCGGACCGGATACGGTTACCGCCCACTACTTCAAGGAAATCATGGGGAACAAGCCGTATCTGACCATTGAAGTGGACGAACATTCCTCCAGTGTGGGTGTCACCACCAGGGTGGAGGCGTTTGTGAACAGCCTGAGTAAAAAGGATATCGGGCAGGCCGCCCCCCCGGAAGCATTGGACGGGATTGCCGACAACCGTGTAAATATCACGGCAGGATCGCCTCTCCCTTCGGCGGGCAAGATCCTGTTGCCCAACCTCTACCCATATTCCCACATAATCTGCGAGAATATGTGCAAGAAAGGCTATGACATAGCCCTGCTGAAAGAATCCTGCGCAGCGTCCATCGACTTGGGCCGGCAGCACACAGTGACCAATGAATACTTCTCCATGGCCGTTCTGCTGGGCGACCTGCTGCACACCCTGCATGATTCGGATACGGCAACTGCAAACCAGCTCTCCATTCTGCTCCCCCAAAACGAAGGGGCCGAAGTGGAGGGCCAGTACGCCAGATTCATCCGCACAAAACTGGATGAAAACGGATTTGGCGAAGTAGGCATCTTTGCCCCGTTCATGGAAGACCTGTTGAATATGGAGGAAAGCCGGGCGCGCGCCCTGTTTCTGCATCTGCTGGCAGGTGATCTGGTCCTGCTCGCCCCCAGAGAACACAGGTCGTACATTCTGGAAACGCTTCAGGAAATGGAGCACAACGGGGTTCTCGACCAGCAGTCCCTTGTCTCCATCGCCCGGCATATCCAAACTTGGCTCGAAAAAGGAACCGCCGGGAAATGCCTCTTTGCCTTGGGCGAACCGCTGATCCTCTTCAACGATGCCTTGAACGACAACACATTCAAGAGGCTGGAAGCCGATGGTCATCATGTCTTATTCGCACCTTTGAGCGAATACATGTGGAGCTTCTGGCATGACCACCTGACACAGAGTCACGATCCGAGGACAGAGCAACGGCGTTGCCTTTTGTGCGAATTCCAGAGGCTTATTCGGGTCATCAGCGAGGCCCTGGGCAGACAAAGTCATTTCGAATCAGACCTGGAAGCTCTCATGCTCAGGGCGGACCGGAGTCTCGGATATTACGCCGGAGCCTTTGGCCGCTACCGAAGCGTGAAAGCCATGGGGGTCCCGCCTCAGGTGGACGGAGTCATATCCGTGGCCGCCATGTATGAAAACACGGGAATATCCCTCGACATCCTGCAGGGACGATCCAATGGGCAAAAGACGTTGCCCATGTTGAACCTGACCTTTGACGGAAACCAAAATGAAAATGACAGGGTCAAAATAGATTCGTTCGTTTACTACCTCTGA
- a CDS encoding MFS transporter has translation MNIRLHGPGFGSAHKMFLLATMYFCQAIPMGYVFGSLPVIMRENDVSLAHIGWIFVLHFPWALKFLYASWVDHHYIPALGRRRSWIFPLQWVAAILLLVAAHTPPDSAFIAMFLVMTVLNTVLATNDIAVDGYASDILLEHERPWGNTIQAGARYVGLFLGGGLMLALHSSLGWESLCIALSATVFLLSLPVFLHKEILPVYRKCANPKEQPAGVRIFLRRREVRWLLPVLIAPTAFAFSSFMMRTPLFVDLGLDSSAMGRLMMHYAVPFGVAGTIATAWFLNRFGSRLYLRFFCVGTILLAVYAVYLSRVGTITILEAGIVLSMDNILMGGINVWGYTLMMRACVGRNSGTGFAVLSSLFILVPLVTAPLTGKLGDVCGFTLLYSLLTGLIVFGFIIAEMALRLSRDTEQRNISSEAAVRSSSN, from the coding sequence ATGAATATTCGACTCCATGGGCCGGGCTTCGGCTCGGCCCACAAGATGTTCCTGTTGGCCACCATGTATTTTTGCCAGGCCATACCCATGGGGTATGTCTTCGGCAGTCTGCCGGTAATCATGCGTGAAAACGATGTATCCCTGGCCCATATAGGCTGGATTTTTGTCCTGCATTTTCCCTGGGCGTTGAAATTCCTGTATGCTTCCTGGGTGGACCACCATTATATCCCAGCCCTGGGTCGCCGCCGTTCATGGATATTCCCTTTGCAATGGGTGGCCGCCATACTTCTGTTGGTGGCCGCGCATACCCCGCCGGATTCGGCCTTTATCGCCATGTTTCTGGTCATGACGGTGCTGAATACCGTGCTGGCCACCAACGACATTGCCGTGGACGGCTATGCCTCGGACATACTGCTGGAGCATGAGCGGCCCTGGGGCAACACCATCCAGGCCGGAGCACGCTACGTGGGATTGTTTCTCGGAGGCGGTCTGATGCTTGCGCTGCATAGCTCACTGGGATGGGAAAGCCTGTGCATTGCCCTCTCCGCAACGGTGTTCCTGCTCAGCCTTCCCGTGTTCCTGCACAAGGAAATCCTGCCGGTTTACCGTAAGTGCGCGAACCCCAAGGAGCAGCCAGCCGGGGTCCGAATCTTTTTGCGCAGACGCGAGGTCCGGTGGCTGTTGCCTGTGCTCATCGCTCCCACTGCCTTTGCCTTCAGCAGTTTCATGATGCGTACACCGCTGTTTGTGGACCTCGGACTGGATTCTTCCGCCATGGGGCGGTTGATGATGCACTATGCCGTTCCTTTTGGAGTGGCGGGAACCATTGCCACTGCATGGTTTCTCAATCGTTTCGGATCCCGGTTGTACCTTCGTTTCTTTTGCGTCGGAACCATCTTGCTTGCTGTCTATGCCGTGTACCTGTCCAGGGTGGGGACCATTACCATTTTGGAGGCAGGCATCGTCTTGTCCATGGACAACATCCTTATGGGCGGCATTAACGTGTGGGGCTATACCCTGATGATGCGAGCCTGTGTCGGGCGCAATTCCGGGACAGGATTCGCCGTGTTGAGCAGCCTGTTCATCCTGGTCCCTCTGGTCACGGCTCCGCTGACGGGCAAACTGGGGGATGTCTGCGGGTTCACGCTTTTGTATTCCCTGCTGACCGGGCTCATTGTCTTCGGCTTCATTATTGCGGAGATGGCCCTTCGATTGTCTCGCGATACTGAGCAAAGAAATATCTCTTCGGAAGCTGCTGTCAGAAGCTCCTCGAACTGA
- a CDS encoding class I SAM-dependent methyltransferase — MSNTPTTTRHGRHAKTKGHGPTSLWLHEPKTIVAQLDLCRDIVLLDAGCGAGEYSLLAARQLRGAGRVIAIDNIAISIEKLLSTAEEEGLTNIQGHVCDITDSLPVASLSVDLILLSTVLHIRAVRDRASGMFREFRRVLRPEGKVAVIECKKEEANFGPPLHSRLSPNEVEALAAPSGLRKSSLVFFEHTYLLSLE; from the coding sequence ATGTCCAATACTCCAACAACCACGCGCCATGGCAGACACGCCAAGACCAAAGGGCATGGTCCCACCAGCTTGTGGCTGCATGAACCGAAAACCATTGTCGCCCAACTCGATCTTTGCCGTGACATCGTCCTGCTGGACGCCGGATGCGGGGCCGGTGAATATTCCCTGCTGGCCGCTCGTCAGTTGAGAGGTGCGGGACGGGTCATTGCAATAGACAACATAGCGATTTCCATTGAGAAGCTTCTGTCCACTGCCGAGGAAGAAGGTTTGACCAATATCCAGGGGCATGTCTGCGACATCACCGACAGCCTGCCAGTAGCTTCCTTGAGCGTGGATCTCATCCTGCTCAGCACAGTGCTGCACATCCGCGCAGTACGCGACCGTGCTTCGGGTATGTTCCGAGAATTCCGACGTGTTCTGCGGCCCGAAGGAAAGGTAGCCGTTATCGAATGCAAAAAGGAGGAAGCAAATTTCGGCCCGCCCCTGCACTCGCGGCTTTCCCCAAACGAGGTCGAAGCACTGGCTGCCCCAAGCGGCCTGAGAAAAAGCTCCCTGGTGTTTTTCGAACACACCTATCTGCTCAGCCTGGAATAG
- a CDS encoding outer membrane lipoprotein-sorting protein, translating to MISAVCPATELDAEAIITRANHVALYQGETCKGKVTFTITDSQDRVRIRELNILRKDMPGCDQAQKYMTYFKAPADVRKMTFLVHKTVEPGQDDARWLYMPGLDLVKRIAAGDKRTSFAGSDFLYEDISGRNTSEDRHERQEDLEGYYVIKNTPKNPEGVEFTHYLAYIDRKTFIPMKVDYYKGDTLYRVMEVLNVEEIATQNGDKVFPTVTESMFRNLETGSSTVMSFSDIKYDIPLEEDIFSERYLRRPPKEVMR from the coding sequence ATGATATCAGCGGTATGCCCCGCAACCGAACTGGATGCCGAGGCCATTATCACGAGGGCAAATCACGTGGCCCTGTATCAAGGGGAGACGTGCAAGGGAAAGGTGACCTTCACCATAACGGACAGTCAGGACCGCGTGCGCATAAGGGAACTGAACATCCTGAGAAAAGACATGCCTGGATGCGATCAGGCTCAGAAATACATGACCTACTTCAAGGCCCCGGCAGACGTGCGCAAAATGACCTTTCTCGTGCACAAGACCGTGGAACCCGGGCAGGACGACGCACGCTGGCTCTACATGCCCGGCCTGGACCTGGTAAAGCGGATCGCGGCCGGTGACAAGCGCACCAGCTTTGCGGGTTCGGATTTCCTTTATGAGGACATTTCCGGGCGCAACACAAGCGAAGACAGGCACGAACGGCAAGAGGATCTGGAGGGATATTACGTTATCAAGAACACGCCAAAGAACCCGGAAGGCGTCGAGTTCACGCATTATTTGGCATACATAGATCGGAAAACGTTTATTCCCATGAAGGTGGATTATTACAAGGGCGACACGTTGTACCGTGTCATGGAAGTGCTCAACGTTGAAGAAATAGCGACCCAGAATGGGGATAAAGTATTTCCAACGGTAACGGAATCAATGTTCAGGAACCTCGAAACCGGAAGCTCCACGGTCATGTCCTTTTCCGACATCAAGTATGACATTCCCCTTGAGGAGGATATTTTCAGTGAGCGTTACCTCAGAAGGCCGCCCAAAGAGGTGATGCGATGA
- a CDS encoding TonB-dependent receptor — translation MRVVIMWSLLFLLFAVMPEGALAASEKVPDKEPLTLETVVVKAEKRSAEAQKVPASMTVLEQSDIQDMGIDGMSDLAEHVPNLEFHDFGSRKHGLLFLRGIKSLPAGQSGTGFNVDGVSYIQSYMFGFPLFDVDRIEVLRGAQGTLYGRNTTGGVINIYTARPGNEFASTAGTTFGNYGTRELRANCSGPLIEDKLFLGIYGLASSENGFMENDIETGGDDGRNKEGKAGRVKLRYKASDDWEMTLSLDGQHHDDGAYSSRRTERNGYVQSGTFSADDRYHYSHDFEGSQDVDFWGAGLDSEWKTTMGTVQSITGYRGYDSIEWIDADFSPLDYMRKRFLQKDKNFSQEFRMTSPEDGGPLKWITGLYLYHFDSETIVGNHFGSASPNPGMEVRFDTVRRNTGSAVFGEATYAVLPRFDLTLGLRGEYEHAKGASTRTNILANGMSSVTSAFDRQENYTALLPKLSLAWHFTDEVMTYAAVAKAHKNGGFNDASAPHGDEGYGEEESWLYEVGVKSFAFDKRLMVNVAAFYTTIDNEQLSLYQASVKQGYLANAGKSHRTGIELESRFKLASAWTLSGNASWIDARFDEYEDPVLGVDYAGERVFCVPEYSYELALDYRDRIAADCDLFGRVGLSGVGPQYFDNANTVRQAAYELVNMRLGFQWKQLECSLWAKNLFDRYYVAFENTTAGIAEDGKLRTFGVSVDYTF, via the coding sequence ATGCGTGTTGTTATCATGTGGAGTCTACTGTTTTTGCTGTTTGCGGTCATGCCCGAGGGGGCATTGGCCGCATCTGAAAAAGTCCCTGACAAGGAGCCTCTGACCCTGGAGACTGTTGTGGTTAAAGCAGAAAAACGGTCCGCAGAAGCGCAGAAAGTGCCGGCCAGTATGACCGTCCTGGAACAAAGCGATATTCAGGACATGGGCATCGACGGCATGAGCGATCTTGCCGAGCATGTGCCCAACCTGGAGTTTCATGATTTCGGAAGCCGCAAGCACGGGCTGCTTTTCCTGCGCGGGATCAAGAGTCTGCCTGCGGGACAGTCCGGAACCGGGTTCAACGTGGACGGAGTCAGCTACATTCAGTCGTACATGTTCGGTTTTCCCCTGTTCGACGTGGATCGTATTGAGGTTCTCAGGGGGGCGCAAGGCACTTTATACGGCCGCAACACCACCGGGGGCGTCATCAATATTTATACAGCCCGGCCGGGTAATGAATTCGCGTCCACCGCAGGAACCACCTTCGGCAACTACGGAACCAGGGAACTGCGGGCCAATTGCAGCGGCCCTCTGATCGAAGACAAGCTTTTTCTGGGGATTTACGGCTTGGCCAGCTCGGAAAACGGATTCATGGAAAACGACATCGAGACCGGTGGCGACGATGGACGGAACAAGGAGGGCAAAGCCGGTCGTGTGAAGTTGCGCTACAAGGCCTCCGACGATTGGGAGATGACCCTGTCTCTGGACGGCCAGCATCATGACGACGGGGCCTACTCCAGCCGGAGGACAGAACGTAACGGTTATGTCCAGTCCGGTACTTTTTCTGCTGACGACCGCTATCATTATTCTCACGACTTCGAGGGCAGTCAGGATGTCGATTTCTGGGGAGCTGGCCTGGACTCGGAATGGAAGACCACCATGGGCACGGTTCAATCCATTACCGGATACCGGGGCTATGACAGCATCGAATGGATCGATGCCGACTTCTCTCCGCTGGACTATATGAGAAAGCGTTTTCTGCAGAAGGACAAGAATTTTTCCCAGGAGTTCCGCATGACGTCGCCGGAGGATGGCGGACCGTTGAAATGGATCACCGGACTCTATCTGTATCATTTTGATTCCGAAACTATCGTGGGCAACCATTTCGGCTCGGCTTCCCCCAATCCCGGGATGGAGGTGCGATTCGACACCGTCCGCAGGAATACAGGAAGCGCCGTGTTCGGAGAAGCGACGTATGCAGTGCTTCCCCGGTTTGACCTGACCTTGGGTTTGCGCGGTGAATATGAACACGCCAAAGGGGCATCCACGCGGACAAACATCCTTGCGAACGGCATGTCATCGGTCACCTCGGCCTTTGACAGGCAGGAGAACTATACGGCGCTGCTGCCCAAGTTGTCCCTGGCCTGGCATTTTACCGACGAGGTCATGACCTATGCTGCCGTGGCCAAGGCACACAAGAACGGCGGCTTCAACGATGCATCAGCTCCGCACGGGGACGAAGGCTACGGTGAAGAGGAGAGCTGGCTGTATGAAGTCGGTGTGAAGTCCTTTGCATTTGATAAACGATTGATGGTCAATGTCGCGGCGTTCTACACGACCATCGATAATGAACAGCTTTCCCTGTACCAGGCCTCCGTCAAGCAGGGGTACCTTGCGAACGCAGGAAAGTCCCACCGCACCGGGATTGAATTGGAAAGCCGTTTCAAGTTGGCCTCAGCCTGGACCCTGAGCGGCAACGCCTCCTGGATCGATGCGCGTTTCGACGAATACGAGGACCCGGTTCTCGGAGTGGACTATGCGGGCGAACGCGTTTTCTGCGTGCCCGAGTATTCCTACGAACTCGCCTTGGACTACCGCGACCGGATTGCAGCCGATTGCGACCTGTTCGGACGCGTGGGGCTGAGCGGAGTCGGGCCGCAATACTTCGACAACGCCAACACGGTCAGGCAGGCGGCATACGAACTGGTCAACATGCGCCTCGGCTTCCAGTGGAAGCAATTGGAATGCAGCCTGTGGGCCAAAAACCTCTTTGACCGCTATTATGTGGCCTTTGAAAATACCACGGCAGGCATTGCCGAAGACGGCAAGCTCCGTACTTTCGGGGTTTCGGTGGACTATACCTTTTAA
- a CDS encoding class I SAM-dependent methyltransferase, translating to MTDNARIRKAFTGDHVLQYDQKAEQAGWLDPDILFGLSYRYVNPGETVLDVGIGTGLASILFHRVGLRVIGLDFSSEMLAVCRQKNFASGLLEHDVSVAPYPLDDGAVHHAVCSGLLHVFSDLSVIFVEVSRVLKQGGIFAFVVPDQGEGGEKERRITGRNEHSPVFMQLHSLSSIIDLSGRCGFDLINSLHFSAASIGRQEMPFRAYLARKE from the coding sequence ATGACAGACAACGCCAGAATCAGAAAAGCCTTCACCGGTGATCATGTGCTGCAATATGACCAGAAGGCTGAACAGGCCGGGTGGTTGGACCCCGATATTCTTTTCGGTTTGAGCTATCGGTATGTCAACCCGGGGGAAACAGTTCTGGACGTCGGGATAGGGACGGGGTTGGCCTCCATCCTGTTTCACCGGGTCGGCCTCAGGGTGATCGGATTGGACTTTTCCAGCGAAATGCTCGCGGTTTGCCGTCAGAAGAATTTTGCGTCCGGCCTCTTGGAGCACGACGTGAGCGTTGCGCCATACCCGTTGGACGATGGCGCCGTGCATCATGCTGTCTGTTCAGGGTTGCTGCATGTTTTCAGTGACCTGTCAGTGATCTTTGTCGAAGTAAGCCGTGTACTGAAACAAGGCGGCATCTTTGCTTTCGTGGTCCCGGATCAGGGGGAGGGGGGAGAAAAAGAGCGGCGCATAACCGGTCGTAACGAGCATTCCCCGGTCTTCATGCAACTGCATTCCCTGTCTTCCATCATCGATTTGAGCGGCCGATGCGGATTCGACCTGATCAACTCCCTGCACTTCAGCGCCGCTTCCATAGGCAGGCAGGAGATGCCGTTCAGGGCGTACCTGGCCCGTAAAGAATGA
- a CDS encoding AraC family transcriptional regulator, with the protein MHIHVHPFTLRTLLGRDMEQVTPCLLKVLENKRCSGFVRQHRQPPMVQAVANELFYGVKNSADFRMYIEGKAMELLALSLAVPSNAGPRTALCPKLRDILHAIREELEERHAAPPTLSELSDQYHLPIANMQAGFKTLFGMSVFAFIKEYRLQRAKKFFAEGNMNVSEVAWNIGYTNLSHFSAAYKKRFGVLPKAYLKALREHLHTSSGQRR; encoded by the coding sequence ATGCATATCCATGTGCACCCCTTCACCCTCCGAACCTTGCTTGGCCGGGACATGGAGCAGGTGACGCCATGCCTGCTCAAGGTTTTGGAAAACAAGAGGTGCAGCGGTTTTGTCCGCCAGCACAGACAGCCCCCCATGGTGCAGGCCGTGGCCAATGAATTGTTTTACGGCGTCAAAAACAGTGCTGATTTCAGGATGTATATCGAGGGCAAGGCAATGGAATTGTTGGCCCTGTCTCTTGCGGTTCCTTCGAATGCTGGGCCGCGGACCGCCCTGTGCCCCAAACTTAGGGACATTCTGCACGCCATCCGAGAAGAACTGGAAGAACGCCACGCCGCTCCACCGACCCTGTCCGAGCTCTCGGATCAGTATCATCTGCCCATTGCAAACATGCAAGCCGGGTTCAAAACGCTTTTCGGAATGTCCGTCTTCGCCTTTATCAAGGAGTATCGGTTGCAACGAGCGAAGAAATTCTTCGCCGAAGGGAATATGAACGTAAGCGAGGTAGCCTGGAACATAGGGTATACCAACCTGAGCCATTTTTCAGCGGCCTACAAGAAGCGTTTCGGCGTACTGCCGAAAGCCTATCTCAAAGCCCTTCGCGAACATCTTCATACGTCCTCAGGACAGAGGCGCTAG